DNA from Polaribacter sp. NJDZ03:
CAACTAAAACCTCTAAATTATCTTTACTTTTAAGAAGTGTGTCTACTTCTTTTAAATTTAAAATTAAAGATTGTGCCAATTCTAAAACTCTATTTATTACCGATTTTTTAGGTGTGTCCCAATTTAAACCAAACCAAGTACTTACTGCTCTTGTAACACTACTAAAACGAGTAAGGTCGTTTTCTAAAACAATATTGATCATGTATTTTAAAGCGCCAAGACCAGCTTCATCTAAAGATTCTAGAATAGTTTGTCTTAATCCTTCTTGACGTTGGGCAGCAAGTAATAATTTACCAACCATTTCCCAATGCTTTTCGTCTTCAGATAGTAATAATGCTTTTATAATATCTATACTAATTCCACCAATTTCATCTTCTCCCTGAATAATATCGTCTAATAACTCATCAAACACTCCTTCTCCATTATGCAGTAAGGTTGCTAAGAAATAACTACTCGATCCTGGAAAATACGTGCTATATTGAAACTGTTCTTGTAATGTTAAGCCGCCAAACCCACTTCTACTTAATCGTAAAAAATGGGTGAAAAACTGTAATTTATTACGTAATGTATCTTGCGTTTTTACAGACCTAAAAGCTTTTCTGTCGTATCCTCTTTGATAAGGTAACGTATCCATAAAATCCCACATATCGGCTAAATACGGAGTTTGAACAATACCATATAACTGAATTGCTAAACGCATTCCTTCTTCGGTTCTCCATGGATTTACCGTAATTGCATCGTCAAAAACGGCAACAAAATCACTTACATTATAATAGGTTCTTCTTTCGCCTTTATCAAAGCCTCCTAAAATTTTAGCTAAAACTCTATAAGGTTCAGAAAATGCACGAAATTCAAACCGATCTATTTCTGGTTTTTTATATTTTTCTATATATTTTTTAGCGTCTTCTACTGGAATCATATATCTTAATTCTTAAAATCAATTATAAATACTGATTATAAACCTTATCAAAAAAAAGGAATTATAATTAATGGCAAGATAAAAGTACTTCAACTTTTTTTACTCACTGTATTTAGTGATATTTTTTTGTAAAGTTTTAACTTTTTAGATGAAGGTGTATTTATAATATCACAGAATTAAAAAAGAAATAGCGTTCTTTAAAAACTTTATGACATCAAATATATAATGCCTTCAAATTATTCTAGAGTAAAAAATTTTATATTAAGATTTAATGAATTTAATAATCTACATTTCATATTTTTATATAGATGGTTTTTTTAGACTATTTAAACGAATATAAAATCGATATGTAAAAGGATTATTATATATTGTATTTATAAAAGTAAAACAATGAAGTGTCCTTGTAATCCATCTAAGTTATATATTGATTGTTGTAAAAAAGCGCATCAAGATATTAATTCTGTAACTACCCCAGAAATTTTAATGCGTTCTAGGTATAGTGCTTTTGTGATGGCTGATGTTGATTATTTACAAAAAAGTCATCATAGTGCAACTAGACCATCAAATTCTGAAAAAAAAGAAACATTAATTTGGACAAAGTCCGTAGAATGGATAAAACTAGATGTTTTAAAATCAACAGAAAATACGGTTGAGTTTAAAGCTTTTTTTTACGAAAACAACTCTTTAAATGTCATTCATGAAAATTCTAGTTTTGTAAAAGAAGATAATCATTGGGTCTATAAAGATGCTTTATAAAAAAGACAAAATACGACACCACTACTCAATCTAAATTACTTCTAAAAAAAGAAATATTACAGATTATACTTTCATACAATAAATATAAAAAACGACTAATTATATCATTATTTTTATAATTGTCTCTAGACAACAACATTATTAAAAAATTCTAGCAATAACTTTATCGGTAACCCTATACGAAGTCTATATTATTTATATATTTTTGTTTTCTACAATAAACAAAATTAGAATGCAAAAATTACAACCTATCATGTTAGTTGGCACAGGCTCTGATGTTGGTAAAAGCTGGATAACAACTGGAATTTGCAGATGGTTGAAACAAAAAGGATATAACCCCGCACCATTTAAAGCGCAAAATATGTCTTTAAATAGTTTTTCTACACCAGATAATTTAGAAATTGGAAGAGCCCAAGCTGTACAAGCAGAAGCATGCGGAATTCCGCCAACAGTAGAAATGAATCCTATTTTATTAAAACCATCTTCGGTAAATAAATCTCAGATTATTTTACACGGAAAACCAATAGGAAACCAAACCGCTAAAGAATATTTTTTAGGTGATGATAAAAAACACCTTTTTGAAGAAGCTAAAAAATCGTTTAAACAATTAGCTTCTAAACACAACCCAATTGTAATGGAAGGTGCTGGCAGCATTAGCGAACTCAATTTAAAGCATAGAGATATTGTAAACATGCGAATGGCAGCAGCAGCAAATGCTTGTGTATATTTAGTGGCAGATATTGATAAAGGCGGTGTTTTTGGAAGCGTATATGGTACTATAGAGTTGCTAGAAGATTGGGAACGTAAATTAGTAAAAGGAATTATCATTAATAAATTTAGAGGCGATCCTTCTTTATTTGTTGATGGAAAAAAGAAACTAGAAGAACTAACAGGTATTCCTATTTTAGGGGTTTTACCCTACGCAACAGATATTATTATAGAAGAAGAAGATTCTGTTGCTTTAAATAGAAGAGCAACAACTGCAAAAGAAAACAAACTTAATATAGCGGTTGTTAGACTTCATTATATGTCTAATTATACAGATTTTCAGGTTTTAGAACAAGAACCATTAATCAACCTTTATTTTACTAGAAATTCTTCGGAAATTAATAAAGCAGATATTATTATTATTCCGGGGACAAAAAATACGATTGAAGATTTAATCGCCTTAAAAAAAGACGGTTTAGATACTATTATTAAAGAACAATACAAACACATTCCTGTTATCGGAATTTGTGGTGGATATCAAATGTTAGGTAAAACGGTTAAAGATCCTTTTTCCGTAGAAAGTAATGTAAAATCAGAAGAAGGTTTAGGTTTGTTTCAAATTGATACAACTCTTTCCAAAACAAAACAAACCGTACAACGTAATTTTCAATTTAAAGATTTTAAAGAGGTTTGTATTGGTTATGAGATTCATATGGGAGAAACTACCGTTCCAAAAAACAACCATTTAAATATTATAAACGGTAAAGAAGAAGGCTATTTTGATGGCAATAAAAGTTGGGGGACTTACCTTCATGGTATTTTTGATAATCAAAACGTTGTTACCGAATTACTACATTTAAAATTCCCTGACGCAACAGCCATAAACTACAAGGAGTTTAAAGCCCAACAATTTGATAAATTAGCAGATTGGATTGATGAAAACTTAGATATGGAAGCAATTCTAAAAAATAGTGCACAAGAATGTTAAACGGCCACGGAGATGATCTTCATTTAATTGATGGAGAAATTAAACATAATTTTAGCTCAAACGTATATTATAAAGGGTGTCCAGAAATGCTACTTAATGAAGTTTCAAAGCACGTTCCTTTAATACAAAGTTATCCTTCTCCTGCTGCAAACGAATTGAATATTCTTGCTGCTAAAAAGTTCAACCTTAAAAACGAACAGTTTTTATTTACCAACGGAGCAACCGAAGCTTTTTATCTTATCGCTCAGTTTTTTTCTGATAAAAAGGCAGCAATTATTGCACCAACTTTTTCTGAATATGAAGATGCTTGTAAAATATTTAAATTAAAATACGAGTTAATTTCTAGAACAGAAATACATAAAACAAATGCCGACTTAATTTTTATATGCAACCCAAACAATCCTACGGGAGCTATTTTTTCTAAAAGCGAATTAGAACTTCTTTTTCAACAAAAACCAAATACTACTTTTATTATTGATGAAGCATATATTGAGTTTACAAACAGTGTTGAATCTATCGTTTCATTAACAGAAAAACACATCAATTTAATAGTTGTTCGCTCTTTAACCAAAACATTTACAATTCCTGGTTTACGTCTTGGTTATGTAGTTTCAAATGCTTTAAATATTACCAATCTCTTAGCTTTAAAGATGCCTTGGAGTGTTAATTTATTGGCTATAAAAGCAGGAGAATATATTTTTAACAATTACAATTCGCTTCAATTTAATAGTACAGAATTATTAGAAGAAACGGCCTTATTTAAAAAGCAACTTACAGCATTAGAAGGCATAAAAGTTTGCGATAGTACTACTTCTTATTTTTTAGTTGAATTACTGCATACATCAGCAAAAAAACTTAAAGAATATTTAAGTACAGAGCATCAAATTCTTATTAGAGATGCTACTAATTTTAATGGTTTAGAAGGAGAATACATTCGCCTTTCTACACAAAGCAAAAAAGCGAATAATACCTTAATTGAAGCTTTAAAAAAATGGATTTAAACTCAATTTACATTTTAATAATTGCTTTTGCTTTAGATGCCATTTTTGGAGATCCTAAAAAATTACCGCACCTAATTGTTGGTTACGGAAATAGTATTTATTTTGGTGAAAAAAAATTAAACAAAGGCGCTTCTAAAGTCCTTAAAGGTGCGCTATTAACTATTCTATTGGTTGGTATTTCTTTTGTATTTCCTTACCTAACTATTCGTTTATTAAATGCGTACAACTTCCCTATTCTTTCTATTTTGTTTTCAATAATAATGTTGTTTTATTGTCTTGCCAACAAAACATTGATAAAAGAAGGATATGCCGTTTTTAATACGCTCAAAAATGAAGGTTTAGAAGCCGGACGAAAACGTTTATCTTGGATTGTAGGTAGAGAAACTAATAATTTAAGCGAACAACAAATTAGAATTGCCACGTTAGAAACCATGTCAGAAAACTTAAGTGACGGAGTGATTGCACCTCTTTTTTACTTTTTAATTTTTGGGATTCCTGGGGTAATGGCTTATAAAATGATAAATACTTTAGATTCTATGATTGGTTATAAAAACGATCGTTATATATCTTTTGGTAAGTTTGCTGCTAAATTAGATGATGTAGCCAATTATATTCCGGCTAGAATTACAGCTATATTAATGTTACTTGTTCAATTTAAGTTAAGCGGAATTTCTTTTGTTTTTAAAGAAGGTAAAAAACATAGTAGTCCAAATGCTGGTTACCCAGAAGCTGCATTAGCTTATATTTTAGATTGTCAGTTTGGAGGGCCTAATTATTATCACGGAAAATTACTTAAAAAACCTTTTATTGGTAGTAACAACCGTATAATTAAACACGAAGAAATTAAAATTGCTAGTCGAATTAATTATGCTGTAAGTATCTTATTTTGTCTTTTAAGTATTGCAATTTTATTACTGTTTTAAAATGTCTAAGCTTCAAAAAAAATATATTATTACAGGTGCTCCTGGTACTGGAAAAACGACCTTGATAGATAGCCTTCGTACAGATGGCTTTAATTGCTTTGAAGAAGTTTCTAGAAAATTAATTACTTCTCAGCAAGAGCAAAAAGGAAACAAGACTCCTTGGCAAGATGTTGTTGGGTTTACCAATTTAGTCTATCAAAAAATAACAGCAGAATTAAATATAAAAAGCAATAAAATTACTTTTGTAGATCGTGGTTTAGCAGATAATATTGCTTATTTAAAATTAAAAAAACATCCTATTTGTTCTAAATTTTTAAATTTTAATTATAAAAAACATTATCACATTACTGTTTTTATGCTTCCGCCTTGGCAAGAAATTTATACCGAAGATCCACAACGTCTTCAATCTTTCGAAGATGCTAAAAAGCTACATAATTTATTGGTAGAAACTTATACTAATTTAGGGTTTTCAATTAAAAGTCTACCTAAAACAACTATTTCTAAACGTTTAGATTTTATCAAAAAAATCGTTAATTAATCCGTTTTTACTATTAGTTAACTCATTTAAAAAGTACTACCTTCGCTGCATCAAATGGTTTTTTACGTTTTCGTAAAGATTAAAAGGGAATTTGGTGTAAATCCAAGACTGTTCCCGCAACTGTAAAACTTATAAAGTACTCATTAAGTAAACCACTGTAGTAAGACTATGGGAAGGTAAATGAATATAAAGTTGAGTCAGGAGACCTGCCACTATGATAATAATTTATAATATTAACTCTCGGGTAAAGAGTTAGAAAATTATGTTTATTTCATATTTTCTTTCCTTACCTGCTTAACATCATTTTTAAATGTACAAAAAATTGATTTTATGCAGCGTATGGGCTATGTGTTTTTCATTGCCCATATTCTCACAAAAAAAGGCCATTAAAGGTAAAATAACTGATGCAGAAACACAGTTAGCAATCTCTCAAGTTCGTATTTTAACAAGCGGAAAAACAGTATTAACAACAACTGATGAAAGAGGAAACTTTTCTATTACGGCTGTAAAAGCACCTATAAATCTAACATTTTTGTTAGAAGGCTATATAGAAAAGACAATTACCTTAAAAAAAGGAACCAACAATTTAGCTATTGTTTTAGATAGAGAAACTACAGAACTTTCTGAAATTATTATCAGTTCTAAAGACGAAAAAAAACTAGGTGTTCATAAGGTTTCTAAAATATCATTGCAATTAATACCTATTAGTAGTTCGCAAGATTTTCTAAAAACGGTTCCTGGTTTATTTATAGCCCAACATGCAGGTGGCGGAAAAGCAGAACAAATTTTTCTTAGAGGTTTTGATAATGATCATGGAACTGACTTTGCTGTTTTGGTAGATGATATTGGAATTAATTTAAGTTCGCATGCACACGGACAAGGGTATGCCGATTTACATTTTTTAATTCCAGAAACGGTTCAGAATGCAGATTACTACAAAGGACCACATGAAACTTCTTTAGGTAACTTTGCTGTTTCTGGTGCTGCAAAATTTACAACCAAAGACAAACTACATCGCAATTTTGTAAAACTAGAATATGGTCAATATGATTTTACAAGAGCTCTGGCAATGGTTTCTCTTATAGATCAAAAGAATTTTTTAACTAAAAATGATGAAAGTGCTTATATAGCAATTGAAGGGACTTACAATAACAGTTTTTTTGAAAGTAATCAAAAACTTAGGCGTTTAAATACTTTTACTAAATATAGTATTTCCCTATCGGATAAACATCAATTAAAAACCTCTCTTTCTACTTTTCATAGTGATTGGAATGCTTCTGGACAAATTCCTTTACGTGCTGTAAAAAGCGGGCTTATAACTAAATATGGTGCTATTGATGATAAAGAAGGTGGCGATACTAAAAGAATACACGTAAATGCACAGTTAAATTCTACATTATCTAACAATACAACGCTTATTAATCAGTTGTATTATGTATCTAATACCTACAATTTGTTTTCTAATTTTTCATTCTTTCAAAACGATCCTGTTCATGGAGATATGATTCATCAACAAGAAAACAGAGATGTCTTTGCTTATAAAGGAAATATAGCCATAAACAACATTTTAGAAATACCTAATAGTACCACAACCTTTGGTTGGTCTGCAAAACATAATCACAATTACATTGGTTTAAATCATACTATTGGCAGAGAATTATTAGAAAATGTAAATAGGTTTAAAATTAAAGAAACCAATTACGCTGCATTTATTAAAGAAAGAATACAAATTACTAATAAATTAACGGTTTTAGCGGGGTTAAGAGCAGATTATTTCGACTTTAATGTAACAGAAATTATACCAACTCCGCAACAAGGAAGTACAACCGCTTTTAAACTAAGCCCTAAACTAAGTCTGTTTTACGACGCTACAGAAGATCTTCAATTTTATGCAAAAGCAAGCACTGGTTTTCATTCTAACTATGCAAATGCCGCAGTAAAAAACAAGAGTATAAATCCTTTGCCAAAAGCAACTGGGTATGACTTAGGGACTGAATTTAAAATAGGTGATAATTTTATAGGTAATTTAACTTCATATTATTTACAAAGTGATGCCGAATTTGTATTTGTGTCTGATGGTTTCGAGTTCGAAAACAAAGGAAGATCTAAACGTTTAGGTAGTGAGGCTTCTTTTAGATACCAACCTCTGCCCTACTTTTGGATAGATACAGATTTAAATTATAGTTACGGTACTTTATTAGATGCCCCTAAAGGGGATAATAAAATTCCGAGTGCGCCTCGTTTTACCACTACTGGTGGTGCTACTTTACGTTTACAAAACGGAATTAAAGCATCGCTACGTTATCGTTATTTAGGAGAACGTCCTTTAACCGAAGACGCATCTATAATAGCACAAGATTATTTTATTGCAGATGCTGTTGTTAATTATACAACTTCTAAATATACAATAGGAATTTCTATTGAAAACTTATTTGACACTAGTTGGAGAGAAGCTGTCTTTTACGACTCGTCACAATTACAAGGAGAATTAGCGCCTGTAGATGATATTCATTTTACACCAGGAACTCCGTTTTTAGCTAAATTAAATCTAACTTATTTCTTTTAAATTATGGGTAAAAATATAGCCAATACAACACATACTTTTTTATTCTGCGACGGAGGCTCTTGCCAAAAAGCAGGATCAGAAAAAGTAGTAAGAGCTGCAAGAGCTTATTTACGTAATAATGATCTTTGGGATACTGTACATACTATTAAAACCAGATGTAATGGAAGATGTGAAGACGCACCTACTTGTATTGTAAATCCAGGTGAATATTGGTACAAAGAACTAACTGCTGATAAAATTATTCCTATTGTAAAAAGTCATATTGATAATAACTTACCCGTTGAAGCTAATTTATTATATAAAAAGGAATGGGATGCGCTAAAATCTAATAGAGAAATAGCGCCATTTAAACCCAAACCTTTCGAATTAAAAGACGACAAAGAATTAGGGGAATGTTTTATAACAAAAGGCTTTAGCTCCGATCAATATTTGTATCCTTTATTCTTATACTTATTAGAAAACCCCAAAGGTGTAACACTTAAAATGGCACATCTAAAAGCAATGCCGTTTACAGAAATAACTGCCGTAAATTATGCTAAAACATACACGTTAGAATTAGAAACAGCAACCGATTGTATTCCATTAACCATTGCTGGTGTACCAAAAGAAGATAAGGAATTACAAAAATCAAAAATTTCTAGTACAGAGTATTTTTATCAGAAAAACGTAAACCAAACAGGTATCCGTTTTAAAAATAAGTTTGGAGAAGTTATAGGAATCATTAACTTTGATTCTATAGATAATTTGGCTTGGAAATATTGTACTAAAATTCAGTTACAAAACGCGAGTCAAGATTTAATATCACTATGAATAAGAACATCTCTATATTAGGTTTAGGTTGGTTGGGATTACCATTGGCTTTACAACTTCAAAAAAGTGGCTACTCCGTAAATGGTAGTACCACAACACTTGGTCGTTTAAAACCATTGTCTAAATATGCGTTTCAATCAGATAGAATAAAAGTTGAAGCTGATAAAATTATTGGTGATTGGGCATCTTTTATCCATGAAACCTCAACTTTAATCATCAATTTTCCGCCAAAGCGGATTGATAATATTGAGACCATACATCCGCTTCAGATAGCGCAAATTATAAAAAATACTGCCGCAACTACAAAGGTAATTTTTGTAAGCTCTACTTCTGTGTATCAAAATACAAATAGCCTTATAGACGAAACAATACATTGTGTGCCAGAAAAAGCTTCTGGTATTGGGTTGATAAAAGCAGAAGAATTATTAAAACAACATTTTGGAAGCAACCTAACTATTTTACGTTTGGCAGGATTAATTGGTCCAAAACGTCATCCCGGAAGATTTCTTGCCAACAAAAAGCAATTAAAAAACCCAAACGTTCCGGTAAACCTCATTCATTTAAAAGATAGTATTGGTTTAATTGAAACTATTTTAGAACAAGATTGTTTTGGAGAAATTATCAATGGTTGTGCAGATGTGCATCCTAAAAGAAAGGAATATTATAAAAACGCTGCCATACAATTAAACTTGCCTGCTCCTATTTTTGGAGAAGATACTGCACAAGATTTTAAAATTGTTGATAATTCTAAATCGAAATCAATCTTAAATTTCGAATATCAGTTTGCAAATCCAGAATTGATTTTTGCAAAAGACAAATTGCCAGAAATAAGCATTGTGGGTGCAGGACCTGGTAATAAAAACCTATTAACGTTAAAAGC
Protein-coding regions in this window:
- a CDS encoding YchJ family protein gives rise to the protein MKCPCNPSKLYIDCCKKAHQDINSVTTPEILMRSRYSAFVMADVDYLQKSHHSATRPSNSEKKETLIWTKSVEWIKLDVLKSTENTVEFKAFFYENNSLNVIHENSSFVKEDNHWVYKDAL
- a CDS encoding cobyric acid synthase; its protein translation is MQKLQPIMLVGTGSDVGKSWITTGICRWLKQKGYNPAPFKAQNMSLNSFSTPDNLEIGRAQAVQAEACGIPPTVEMNPILLKPSSVNKSQIILHGKPIGNQTAKEYFLGDDKKHLFEEAKKSFKQLASKHNPIVMEGAGSISELNLKHRDIVNMRMAAAANACVYLVADIDKGGVFGSVYGTIELLEDWERKLVKGIIINKFRGDPSLFVDGKKKLEELTGIPILGVLPYATDIIIEEEDSVALNRRATTAKENKLNIAVVRLHYMSNYTDFQVLEQEPLINLYFTRNSSEINKADIIIIPGTKNTIEDLIALKKDGLDTIIKEQYKHIPVIGICGGYQMLGKTVKDPFSVESNVKSEEGLGLFQIDTTLSKTKQTVQRNFQFKDFKEVCIGYEIHMGETTVPKNNHLNIINGKEEGYFDGNKSWGTYLHGIFDNQNVVTELLHLKFPDATAINYKEFKAQQFDKLADWIDENLDMEAILKNSAQEC
- a CDS encoding histidinol-phosphate transaminase; the encoded protein is MLNGHGDDLHLIDGEIKHNFSSNVYYKGCPEMLLNEVSKHVPLIQSYPSPAANELNILAAKKFNLKNEQFLFTNGATEAFYLIAQFFSDKKAAIIAPTFSEYEDACKIFKLKYELISRTEIHKTNADLIFICNPNNPTGAIFSKSELELLFQQKPNTTFIIDEAYIEFTNSVESIVSLTEKHINLIVVRSLTKTFTIPGLRLGYVVSNALNITNLLALKMPWSVNLLAIKAGEYIFNNYNSLQFNSTELLEETALFKKQLTALEGIKVCDSTTSYFLVELLHTSAKKLKEYLSTEHQILIRDATNFNGLEGEYIRLSTQSKKANNTLIEALKKWI
- the cbiB gene encoding adenosylcobinamide-phosphate synthase CbiB; translated protein: MDLNSIYILIIAFALDAIFGDPKKLPHLIVGYGNSIYFGEKKLNKGASKVLKGALLTILLVGISFVFPYLTIRLLNAYNFPILSILFSIIMLFYCLANKTLIKEGYAVFNTLKNEGLEAGRKRLSWIVGRETNNLSEQQIRIATLETMSENLSDGVIAPLFYFLIFGIPGVMAYKMINTLDSMIGYKNDRYISFGKFAAKLDDVANYIPARITAILMLLVQFKLSGISFVFKEGKKHSSPNAGYPEAALAYILDCQFGGPNYYHGKLLKKPFIGSNNRIIKHEEIKIASRINYAVSILFCLLSIAILLLF
- a CDS encoding AAA family ATPase; protein product: MSKLQKKYIITGAPGTGKTTLIDSLRTDGFNCFEEVSRKLITSQQEQKGNKTPWQDVVGFTNLVYQKITAELNIKSNKITFVDRGLADNIAYLKLKKHPICSKFLNFNYKKHYHITVFMLPPWQEIYTEDPQRLQSFEDAKKLHNLLVETYTNLGFSIKSLPKTTISKRLDFIKKIVN
- a CDS encoding TonB-dependent receptor, with amino-acid sequence MYKKLILCSVWAMCFSLPIFSQKKAIKGKITDAETQLAISQVRILTSGKTVLTTTDERGNFSITAVKAPINLTFLLEGYIEKTITLKKGTNNLAIVLDRETTELSEIIISSKDEKKLGVHKVSKISLQLIPISSSQDFLKTVPGLFIAQHAGGGKAEQIFLRGFDNDHGTDFAVLVDDIGINLSSHAHGQGYADLHFLIPETVQNADYYKGPHETSLGNFAVSGAAKFTTKDKLHRNFVKLEYGQYDFTRALAMVSLIDQKNFLTKNDESAYIAIEGTYNNSFFESNQKLRRLNTFTKYSISLSDKHQLKTSLSTFHSDWNASGQIPLRAVKSGLITKYGAIDDKEGGDTKRIHVNAQLNSTLSNNTTLINQLYYVSNTYNLFSNFSFFQNDPVHGDMIHQQENRDVFAYKGNIAINNILEIPNSTTTFGWSAKHNHNYIGLNHTIGRELLENVNRFKIKETNYAAFIKERIQITNKLTVLAGLRADYFDFNVTEIIPTPQQGSTTAFKLSPKLSLFYDATEDLQFYAKASTGFHSNYANAAVKNKSINPLPKATGYDLGTEFKIGDNFIGNLTSYYLQSDAEFVFVSDGFEFENKGRSKRLGSEASFRYQPLPYFWIDTDLNYSYGTLLDAPKGDNKIPSAPRFTTTGGATLRLQNGIKASLRYRYLGERPLTEDASIIAQDYFIADAVVNYTTSKYTIGISIENLFDTSWREAVFYDSSQLQGELAPVDDIHFTPGTPFLAKLNLTYFF
- a CDS encoding ferredoxin, whose translation is MGKNIANTTHTFLFCDGGSCQKAGSEKVVRAARAYLRNNDLWDTVHTIKTRCNGRCEDAPTCIVNPGEYWYKELTADKIIPIVKSHIDNNLPVEANLLYKKEWDALKSNREIAPFKPKPFELKDDKELGECFITKGFSSDQYLYPLFLYLLENPKGVTLKMAHLKAMPFTEITAVNYAKTYTLELETATDCIPLTIAGVPKEDKELQKSKISSTEYFYQKNVNQTGIRFKNKFGEVIGIINFDSIDNLAWKYCTKIQLQNASQDLISL
- the cobA gene encoding uroporphyrinogen-III C-methyltransferase yields the protein MNKNISILGLGWLGLPLALQLQKSGYSVNGSTTTLGRLKPLSKYAFQSDRIKVEADKIIGDWASFIHETSTLIINFPPKRIDNIETIHPLQIAQIIKNTAATTKVIFVSSTSVYQNTNSLIDETIHCVPEKASGIGLIKAEELLKQHFGSNLTILRLAGLIGPKRHPGRFLANKKQLKNPNVPVNLIHLKDSIGLIETILEQDCFGEIINGCADVHPKRKEYYKNAAIQLNLPAPIFGEDTAQDFKIVDNSKSKSILNFEYQFANPELIFAKDKLPEISIVGAGPGNKNLLTLKAFEAIQNAEIILHDNLISEEIMDINTTATRIYVGRKFGDKEDPQARQHKINELLKTHCEMGNKVIRLKSGDPYIYGRAAEEVRFLKKHQLPFTVIPGISAALAAASAMSIPVTERGFSNAFLICTAHTADYSTTQLKGIAEMLNAGNTLALYMGSKSLDKIIPKLIAVCNNPNIPINAISNVSRDNEILLTSTLENIEEDIITQKLPMPVVFLIGANPIN